The following coding sequences are from one Aphis gossypii isolate Hap1 unplaced genomic scaffold, ASM2018417v2 Contig00802, whole genome shotgun sequence window:
- the LOC114124678 gene encoding uncharacterized protein LOC114124678, producing the protein MAWVDADYQFVYIDVGANGAAGVSSVFNNSNMGIKLRQNLLNIPKYQTLPNDPEGKPMPFCLVADEAFVLLRHILRPFEKKTLTPIKKIYNRRQTTARRMVECTFGILANKWRIFHRPIDVSIDFCNTIIKSCCVLHNFVRKRDGINFTDTAHECPLQSVNIEPHDRTISAVNIRNYFATYFISPQGSVPWQYNEL; encoded by the coding sequence ATGGCATGGGTTGATGCTGATTATCAATTTGTCTACATAGATGTTGGCGCAAATGGAGCAGCAGGTGTTTCTTCAgtctttaataattcaaatatggGCATAAAGTTACGACAAAACCTTTTGAATATACCAAAATACCAAACATTGCCCAACGATCCAGAAGGTAAACCAATGCCTTTTTGTTTGGTTGCTGATGAAGCTTTTGTGTTATTAAGACACATTTTGCGTCCATTTGAGAAAAAAACGCTTAccccaataaaaaaaatttacaaccgAAGGCAAACAACAGCTCGTCGAATGGTTGAATGCACATTTGGCATATTAGCAAACAAATGGCGTATTTTCCATAGACCTATTGATGTTAGCATCGATTTCTGTAACACGATAATCAAATCATGTTGTGTGCTCCATAATTTCGTACGCAAAAGAGATGGAATTAATTTTACAGACACAGCTCATGAATGCCCACTGCAGAGTGTTAATATTGAACCCCACGATAGAACTATATCTGCTGTCAATATACGTAACTATTTTGCAACCTATTTTATATCCCCTCAAGGATCTGTTCCATGGCAGTACAATGAACTCTga